In one Gemella haemolysans ATCC 10379 genomic region, the following are encoded:
- a CDS encoding helix-turn-helix transcriptional regulator, with translation MRSSLKKIERIKDILDLNGDVLTYKYTDEEIRLNLGEEQLSSIFSRFIKRNLSKVKEGLKAGKLVKCQSGLGISCLFIPSENEEEFYLITPFLEYLIPTKLFQESLTKYGASINELICDVYFSLPITPRKKFNYLIELLVEDENVDFLDAIVLVEDSSVKNVRRASSRKNTYLNGILESEVKFKREILEAVVDGNISRVNMLFDLRHRNHGVEENHIEQGVNVRRRKSYNMNDLLRYALEQHNDDYLGIEELWVKIKNKLDNYDLSEDVIRSYCLLVDRNKYKDKQAVVRNCIAYINDRISEKISLDNVSDYLGVNKSYLSSIFNKDMGISIVDYIHDKRISNACYLLANTDFSISEVADYIGYFDTSYFIRIFKTLVKMTPLKYRESLSKR, from the coding sequence ATGAGAAGTTCATTAAAGAAAATTGAGCGAATTAAGGATATTTTAGATTTAAATGGAGATGTATTAACTTATAAATATACGGATGAAGAAATCCGACTTAATTTAGGGGAAGAACAGTTAAGTAGTATTTTTAGTAGATTTATTAAGAGGAATTTATCAAAAGTAAAAGAAGGATTAAAAGCTGGTAAGTTAGTGAAATGTCAAAGTGGATTAGGGATTTCTTGTTTATTTATTCCGAGTGAAAACGAAGAAGAGTTCTACTTAATTACTCCATTTTTAGAGTACTTAATACCAACAAAATTATTCCAAGAATCTCTAACTAAGTACGGAGCAAGTATTAATGAATTAATTTGTGATGTATATTTTTCATTACCAATTACACCACGTAAAAAATTCAACTACTTAATCGAGTTATTAGTTGAAGATGAAAATGTAGATTTCTTAGATGCAATCGTCTTAGTAGAAGACTCAAGTGTTAAAAATGTAAGAAGAGCATCATCGAGAAAAAATACTTATTTAAACGGTATTTTAGAGAGTGAAGTTAAGTTTAAACGTGAAATATTAGAAGCTGTAGTAGATGGAAATATTTCTCGTGTGAATATGTTGTTTGATCTTCGTCATAGAAATCATGGAGTAGAAGAAAATCATATAGAACAGGGTGTTAATGTTCGTCGTAGAAAATCATATAATATGAATGATTTATTACGTTATGCTTTAGAACAACATAATGATGATTACCTAGGAATTGAAGAATTATGGGTTAAAATTAAAAACAAACTTGATAACTACGATTTATCAGAAGATGTTATTAGAAGTTACTGTTTACTTGTAGACAGAAATAAATACAAAGATAAACAAGCTGTAGTTCGTAACTGTATAGCGTATATTAATGATCGTATTTCTGAGAAAATTAGCTTAGATAACGTGAGTGATTACCTAGGTGTTAATAAGAGTTATCTATCTTCAATTTTCAATAAAGATATGGGGATTAGTATCGTAGATTATATCCACGATAAACGTATTTCTAACGCTTGTTACTTATTAGCGAATACTGATTTTTCAATTTCAGA
- a CDS encoding ABC transporter permease subunit, with amino-acid sequence MKLFINEFIKDYKKKTTWLYLLLLFGIILLNSYFTKRQFEDGIDAVKILSGLTVVSTSVAMIFSLIMLANNLSQEYSKGTIKFLYTKPKSRSAILTAKIVLAFINYIIFLVVGTVFDFLTKYYVFFNRKVGLNHLNDTIEEGYFGRTVAKQLIITNLADLAVFIFFVAMVVLVCVVFKTQILSLVLVMLSLLGTGLIQALTIFAVSKFSWAKYHMFDVPLFSSYYASEAGRHTVKEVFKFDNANALIIMLVAYSVVFFTISYIVNARRDITID; translated from the coding sequence ATGAAATTATTTATAAATGAATTTATAAAAGATTACAAAAAGAAAACTACATGGTTATACTTATTACTATTGTTTGGGATTATCTTATTAAATAGTTATTTTACAAAAAGACAGTTTGAAGATGGCATCGATGCTGTGAAAATACTTAGCGGACTAACAGTGGTTTCAACTTCAGTAGCTATGATATTCTCACTAATTATGTTAGCTAATAACTTGTCTCAAGAGTATTCAAAAGGAACTATTAAATTCTTATATACAAAACCAAAATCTCGTTCTGCAATACTTACTGCGAAAATAGTTTTAGCGTTTATTAACTATATTATATTCTTAGTAGTGGGAACAGTATTTGACTTTTTAACAAAATATTATGTATTTTTCAATAGAAAAGTAGGTTTAAATCATTTGAATGATACTATAGAAGAAGGGTATTTTGGTAGAACAGTTGCTAAACAATTAATTATTACAAATTTAGCAGACTTAGCAGTGTTTATCTTCTTTGTTGCTATGGTAGTATTAGTTTGTGTAGTGTTTAAAACACAAATTCTATCATTGGTATTAGTTATGTTATCACTTTTAGGAACTGGATTAATTCAAGCTTTAACAATATTTGCAGTTTCAAAATTCTCATGGGCAAAATACCATATGTTCGATGTACCGCTATTTAGCTCATATTATGCAAGTGAAGCAGGACGTCACACTGTAAAAGAAGTATTTAAGTTTGATAATGCAAATGCATTAATTATTATGTTAGTAGCATATAGTGTTGTATTCTTTACAATTTCATATATTGTAAATGCAAGACGTGATATTACAATAGACTAA
- a CDS encoding ABC transporter ATP-binding protein, producing the protein MTNSEKNKDILSNDELGKNSKKSDDYSSLLEKIRKQVDIENSSTYTRKPLGEQENLEETVIMPTITEETDVHAETVVLDRNELVHAIENEQAKEVKKEEVEESPVVLEVLGLKKRIGLKTIVEDITFDMRKGEIIGLLGPNGSGKTTIMRMMVGLTKITKGDVYCFEKPLGLGKTAMLKEVGAMIETPEFYNYMSGWSNLKQIARVCGKKVTRARMKELVEFVGLKKVIRKKVKTYSLGMRQRLGLAQALLNDPKVLILDEPVNGLDPQGVQDFRNKLKEIASTGVSILISSHLLDEIEKVCDRVIVIEKGRIIADDKLENLVADEIIKTLMKTHDVEKTEILVRELGVRYELTNDGFVFENLDREEKARIITYLVNNNVEIDTIRELHTSLEDRFLQITGGERK; encoded by the coding sequence ATGACAAATTCAGAAAAAAATAAAGATATATTAAGTAATGATGAATTGGGAAAAAATAGTAAAAAATCAGATGATTACTCAAGTTTACTAGAAAAAATTAGAAAACAGGTAGATATAGAAAATTCATCTACATATACTAGAAAACCGCTTGGTGAGCAGGAGAATTTAGAAGAGACGGTAATTATGCCTACTATTACTGAAGAGACAGATGTTCATGCGGAAACGGTTGTATTAGATAGAAATGAGTTAGTTCATGCAATCGAAAATGAACAAGCAAAAGAAGTTAAAAAAGAAGAAGTGGAAGAAAGTCCAGTTGTATTAGAGGTTTTAGGACTTAAAAAACGTATTGGATTAAAAACAATAGTTGAGGATATTACTTTTGACATGCGTAAAGGTGAAATTATTGGACTATTGGGGCCAAACGGAAGTGGTAAGACTACTATAATGAGAATGATGGTAGGATTAACTAAAATAACTAAAGGGGATGTTTATTGTTTTGAGAAACCTTTAGGTTTAGGTAAAACTGCTATGCTTAAAGAAGTTGGAGCGATGATTGAAACACCAGAGTTTTATAACTATATGTCTGGATGGTCTAACTTAAAACAAATTGCTCGTGTTTGTGGTAAAAAAGTAACAAGAGCACGTATGAAAGAGTTAGTAGAATTCGTTGGACTAAAAAAAGTTATTAGAAAGAAAGTTAAAACTTATTCTCTAGGTATGCGTCAACGATTAGGATTAGCTCAAGCATTACTTAATGATCCTAAGGTACTTATTCTTGATGAACCTGTAAATGGTTTAGATCCACAAGGAGTTCAAGATTTCCGTAACAAACTTAAAGAAATCGCATCAACTGGAGTATCAATCTTAATTTCATCACACTTACTAGATGAAATCGAAAAAGTTTGTGATAGAGTTATCGTAATCGAAAAAGGTAGAATTATTGCAGATGATAAACTAGAAAACCTAGTAGCAGATGAAATTATTAAAACATTAATGAAAACACATGATGTAGAAAAAACAGAAATATTAGTGAGAGAATTAGGTGTTAGATATGAGTTAACTAACGATGGATTTGTCTTTGAAAATCTTGATCGTGAAGAGAAAGCTCGTATTATTACATATCTAGTTAATAACAATGTAGAAATAGATACAATTCGTGAACTACATACATCATTAGAGGATCGATTCCTACAAATTACAGGAGGGGAGAGAAAATAA
- a CDS encoding 5-formyltetrahydrofolate cyclo-ligase codes for MKKELRKKFIIERNNLSEDYRNNASAKILSKLENNKIFMSAEKIFIFVGFGSEVPTLSFINKWIGKKQIFVPKIENKIMNLVHITSIENLTPGHFGVLEPTSCSYYTGSIDLVITPSIVFDKNGYRLGYGKGYYDKYFTTNKHKTSIGLSYDKLLQEKVPTDKYDKKVDIIITEEQTLIINEKYNSND; via the coding sequence TTGAAAAAAGAACTTAGAAAAAAATTTATTATTGAAAGAAACAATTTGTCTGAAGATTATAGAAATAATGCATCCGCTAAAATACTCTCTAAACTTGAAAATAACAAAATATTTATGTCTGCAGAAAAAATATTCATTTTTGTAGGATTTGGTAGTGAAGTACCTACCCTATCATTTATAAATAAATGGATTGGTAAAAAGCAGATCTTTGTACCAAAAATCGAAAATAAAATTATGAATCTAGTACATATAACATCTATAGAAAACTTAACTCCAGGACACTTTGGAGTACTAGAACCTACTAGTTGTAGCTATTATACTGGTAGCATTGATTTAGTAATTACCCCTTCTATAGTATTCGATAAAAATGGATATCGTCTTGGGTATGGCAAAGGTTATTATGATAAATATTTTACAACAAATAAGCATAAGACTAGCATCGGTTTATCATATGATAAGCTTCTTCAAGAAAAAGTCCCTACTGATAAATATGATAAAAAGGTAGACATTATAATAACAGAGGAGCAAACATTAATAATCAATGAAAAATATAATAGTAACGACTAG
- a CDS encoding class I SAM-dependent methyltransferase produces MKNIIVTTSVKTTPQLNTKAQNLANELNLKYIIRNKKTIKQLLESAQGALVVYKNKLSYFENDSEFFFHLDTTALKIKNSDNEPLVEIIGKEKQNVLDCTMGLAGDSILLSYYSHNVTSLEKNKIIHLITSSGLKHYASPNEEINKAMRKIITHNFDCIDYLKKTPDNAFDIIYFDPMFSHDIAESNNLSGITPLADSHFKYDEFIKEAYRVARGKIIIKAHFKDNVFERYNFTRIIRKNTKFHFGFLDINQKTKN; encoded by the coding sequence ATGAAAAATATAATAGTAACGACTAGTGTAAAAACAACACCCCAACTCAACACTAAGGCACAAAATCTTGCCAACGAATTAAATTTAAAATATATTATAAGAAATAAAAAAACAATTAAACAATTACTAGAATCTGCTCAAGGTGCACTCGTAGTATACAAAAATAAACTAAGTTATTTCGAGAATGATTCAGAATTTTTCTTCCATCTAGATACGACTGCATTAAAAATTAAAAATTCGGACAATGAGCCTCTAGTTGAAATAATAGGTAAAGAAAAGCAAAATGTTCTAGATTGTACGATGGGGCTTGCAGGAGATAGTATTCTCCTAAGCTATTACAGCCACAATGTTACTTCTCTAGAAAAAAATAAGATTATACATCTCATTACAAGTAGCGGACTAAAACACTACGCTTCCCCTAACGAAGAGATAAACAAAGCGATGAGAAAGATCATTACTCATAACTTTGATTGTATAGATTATTTAAAGAAAACTCCTGATAATGCATTCGATATAATATACTTTGACCCTATGTTTTCACATGATATAGCCGAATCTAACAATCTTTCAGGAATAACTCCTCTTGCCGATAGTCATTTCAAATATGATGAATTTATAAAAGAAGCATATCGGGTTGCAAGAGGTAAGATTATTATTAAAGCTCACTTCAAGGACAATGTATTTGAAAGATACAACTTTACAAGAATAATTAGAAAAAACACTAAATTCCACTTCGGATTCCTCGATATAAATCAAAAAACCAAAAACTAA
- a CDS encoding UPF0223 family protein yields MEFNYPIDYTLYNTDEITIIIKFLDLVEECYLSGVELSEFKAAYKDFKSVVRAKSEENSLYRDFKEITGYDGYQAVKEMKNEKPKIKL; encoded by the coding sequence ATGGAATTTAATTATCCAATAGATTATACATTATATAATACGGATGAGATAACAATTATTATTAAATTTTTAGATTTAGTAGAAGAATGTTATTTATCGGGAGTAGAACTATCAGAATTTAAAGCTGCATACAAAGACTTTAAGAGTGTAGTTCGAGCTAAGTCTGAGGAGAATTCTTTGTATCGTGATTTCAAAGAAATCACTGGATATGATGGTTATCAAGCTGTAAAAGAAATGAAAAATGAAAAACCAAAAATTAAGCTTTAA